The Pseudomonas fluorescens genome includes a window with the following:
- a CDS encoding SMP-30/gluconolactonase/LRE family protein yields MSLYAPPRDLPTRVFTTLPEKFWKDGDSDWVRANKPGQKVKSFLEGPSFDLQGNLYVTDIPYGRIFRIDPQGNWALVAQYDGWPNGLKIHRDGRIFIADYKQGILTLDPDTRVVSPFLTHSRSEGFKGVNDLFFDADGKLYFTDQGQTGQQDPTGRVYAYDLGKELLIRLIDNGPSPNGLVMDLAQNALFVAMTRGNAVWRLPIQRDGGTSKVGIFTAMAGGVSGADGMALDSQGNLYVCDAGNACVWVFDPQAVPLHRIRSCTEGRTLTNLAFGGKGNRQLFITDSSTSTILVADLEHSGQAMFSHS; encoded by the coding sequence GTGAGCCTGTATGCCCCACCTCGCGATTTGCCGACTCGCGTGTTCACGACGCTGCCGGAAAAATTCTGGAAAGACGGAGACTCCGACTGGGTCCGCGCCAACAAACCCGGGCAGAAGGTCAAAAGCTTTCTCGAAGGGCCTTCGTTCGATCTGCAAGGCAACCTTTACGTCACCGACATTCCTTACGGGCGGATTTTCCGCATTGATCCGCAGGGCAATTGGGCGTTGGTCGCGCAATACGATGGCTGGCCCAATGGCCTGAAAATCCATCGGGACGGCCGTATCTTCATTGCCGACTACAAGCAGGGGATTTTGACCCTCGACCCCGACACCCGAGTGGTATCGCCCTTCCTCACCCACAGCCGCAGTGAAGGTTTCAAAGGGGTGAACGATCTTTTTTTCGACGCCGATGGCAAGCTTTACTTCACCGATCAAGGCCAGACAGGCCAGCAGGATCCTACCGGCCGCGTTTACGCCTACGACCTGGGCAAAGAGTTGCTGATTCGTCTGATCGATAACGGCCCCAGCCCCAACGGACTGGTCATGGACCTGGCGCAGAACGCATTGTTCGTGGCGATGACCCGAGGCAATGCAGTCTGGCGTCTGCCGATCCAGCGCGACGGCGGCACTAGCAAGGTCGGCATTTTCACCGCCATGGCGGGCGGAGTCAGCGGCGCTGATGGCATGGCACTGGATTCACAGGGCAACCTGTACGTTTGCGATGCCGGCAATGCCTGCGTCTGGGTCTTCGATCCCCAAGCGGTGCCGCTGCACCGGATTCGTTCCTGCACCGAAGGCCGCACCCTGACCAACCTGGCCTTCGGTGGTAAAGGCAATCGGCAGTTGTTCATCACCGACTCGTCCACCAGCACGATTCTGGTGGCCGACCTCGAACACAGCGGCCAAGCGATGTTCTCTCACAGCTAA